One genomic segment of Desulfocapsa sulfexigens DSM 10523 includes these proteins:
- a CDS encoding nucleotidyltransferase family protein has product MTSKLGELRKVFDSLHGNEVEFIFLRGFSDVPKKVSLSNDLDILCKPKHKKTIEVLFSQLGYKCSEDSRDKNIYLYNAEPHQHFFCRKRDLHFDIVYSLAYQSPNHNEWVSVHQEIQKSIWKNKKRVQDIWFFQPDNTDLAIHLICHSIFDKREFRRKHIKELETITPYIDFDKYRHLLTLIFFKFTPYLIKLIENKDYESVFASYMMFKEY; this is encoded by the coding sequence ATGACTTCTAAGTTAGGAGAATTGAGGAAAGTATTTGATAGCTTGCATGGCAATGAGGTTGAATTTATTTTTCTTAGGGGTTTTTCTGATGTACCAAAAAAAGTGTCACTGTCTAATGATCTTGACATATTATGCAAGCCGAAACATAAAAAAACGATCGAGGTGCTTTTTTCGCAATTAGGTTATAAATGCAGTGAAGACTCAAGAGACAAAAACATATATTTATACAATGCAGAACCGCACCAGCACTTTTTTTGCCGAAAAAGAGATTTGCATTTTGATATTGTTTATTCCCTTGCTTACCAAAGTCCAAACCACAATGAATGGGTTTCTGTTCATCAAGAAATTCAGAAATCTATTTGGAAAAATAAAAAAAGAGTACAAGATATATGGTTTTTTCAGCCAGATAATACAGATTTGGCGATACATTTAATATGCCACTCAATTTTTGACAAAAGAGAATTCAGAAGAAAGCATATTAAAGAACTAGAAACTATAACACCTTATATCGACTTTGATAAGTATCGTCATCTCCTTACGTTGATATTTTTCAAGTTTACCCCATATTTAATAAAATTAATCGAAAACAAAGATTATGAAAGCGTTTTTGCTTCTTATATGATGTTCAAGGAGTATTAA
- a CDS encoding flippase, giving the protein MNIIPSFIRHYIEHRPNLLKIVDNIGWLFFDKILRMGVGLFVGVWIARYLGPEQFGLLNFTTAFIELFGAIATLGLQSIVVRDIVHNPSGKEETLGTAAILQFLGGLIAYTLILTTIFWLRADDALAKAIASILGSMMLFKAAKVSVYWFESQVLSKYTVWVQNGVFLLFAVIKVGLILQNSPLIAFAWAIMAEALVVALLMLLMLDLRGPQLSSLTASFKRTKTLLADSWPLLLSGIAIMIYMKIDQIMLGQMIGDEAVGIYSAATRVSEVWYFVPMAIVASVFPAILETKKRSEKQYYERLQCLYDLMVWIAIAVALPMTFLSTTIISLLFGDAYEQAGSVLAIHVWAAVFVSLGLASGKWFLAENRQILSLQRTVMGAIVNVGLNFLFIPLHGVLGAAVATVVGQATACLFYDAIQRDTRKMFVMKIRSFNLHAIWERTTTRL; this is encoded by the coding sequence ATGAATATTATTCCTTCTTTTATCCGCCACTATATTGAGCATCGACCCAATCTGCTCAAGATTGTCGATAACATCGGTTGGCTGTTCTTTGATAAAATTCTGCGTATGGGGGTAGGGCTGTTTGTTGGCGTATGGATTGCCCGCTACCTGGGGCCCGAACAGTTTGGACTGCTGAACTTTACCACCGCATTTATCGAGTTGTTTGGTGCCATTGCTACCCTAGGACTGCAGAGCATAGTGGTGCGGGACATAGTTCACAACCCCAGCGGCAAGGAAGAAACGCTGGGCACCGCCGCCATACTGCAATTTCTTGGTGGCCTCATTGCCTACACACTGATTCTCACAACCATCTTTTGGTTGCGGGCAGATGACGCCTTGGCCAAAGCTATTGCCAGCATCCTTGGTTCCATGATGCTGTTTAAGGCTGCCAAGGTTTCCGTTTACTGGTTTGAATCGCAGGTATTATCTAAATACACCGTCTGGGTGCAGAATGGCGTATTTCTGCTCTTCGCCGTCATCAAGGTCGGGCTCATTTTACAAAACAGCCCACTGATTGCCTTTGCCTGGGCAATAATGGCCGAAGCGCTGGTCGTAGCATTGCTGATGTTGTTGATGCTAGACCTACGCGGCCCCCAGCTCAGTAGCCTCACCGCCAGCTTTAAACGTACGAAGACCCTACTGGCAGATAGCTGGCCACTGCTGCTATCCGGCATTGCAATTATGATCTACATGAAGATTGACCAGATCATGCTTGGACAAATGATCGGCGATGAAGCAGTAGGTATTTATAGCGCAGCAACGAGGGTTAGCGAAGTTTGGTATTTCGTCCCCATGGCAATTGTAGCTTCTGTCTTCCCGGCAATACTAGAGACAAAAAAACGGAGCGAGAAGCAGTATTACGAACGGCTGCAGTGCCTGTACGACCTGATGGTATGGATTGCTATTGCCGTGGCACTACCAATGACCTTCTTATCCACGACCATCATTTCGCTGTTGTTCGGAGATGCCTACGAGCAAGCAGGTTCAGTCCTGGCCATCCATGTCTGGGCTGCCGTTTTTGTCTCTCTCGGTTTAGCTAGCGGCAAATGGTTTCTTGCTGAAAACCGCCAAATCTTGAGTCTTCAGCGGACAGTTATGGGGGCAATTGTCAATGTTGGTCTAAATTTTCTATTCATACCACTACACGGAGTATTGGGAGCGGCTGTGGCTACTGTAGTTGGACAGGCTACAGCATGTCTATTTTATGATGCAATTCAAAGAGACACCCGTAAAATGTTTGTGATGAAAATACGATCATTTAACCTTCATGCCATTTGGGAACGCACCACAACAAGACTTTAG
- a CDS encoding helix-turn-helix domain-containing protein: METQLEDIANVWPKIKSIFSVPHTEEEYEHLVSMLDNLIDEVGENENHPLASLMESIGNLIETYENKNVPTMHGHPIESLRYLMKEHNLKQTDLPEIGSQGVVSEILKGKRHLNIRQVKELSLKFNISPLVFIQDN, translated from the coding sequence ATGGAAACTCAATTAGAAGATATCGCCAATGTATGGCCCAAAATTAAAAGTATTTTCTCTGTTCCCCATACCGAAGAAGAATACGAACACCTTGTTTCCATGCTGGACAACCTCATAGATGAAGTAGGTGAAAACGAAAATCACCCACTGGCCTCATTAATGGAGAGTATTGGTAATTTAATCGAAACCTATGAGAACAAGAATGTCCCAACAATGCATGGCCACCCAATTGAATCATTACGCTACTTAATGAAAGAGCACAATCTGAAACAAACAGATCTACCAGAAATTGGTAGTCAGGGCGTTGTGTCAGAAATTTTGAAAGGAAAGAGGCATTTGAATATCAGGCAAGTCAAAGAACTAAGCTTAAAATTCAACATATCCCCTCTTGTCTTCATCCAAGACAATTAG
- a CDS encoding type II toxin-antitoxin system HigB family toxin, translating into MHIITRKRLTDFANEHPQCATALESWYRILKNSTILNFSELRTIFPSADQVEGLTVFNVGGNKARLIAAIHYNTQRLYVRNILTHKEYDKNKWREG; encoded by the coding sequence ATGCATATCATCACTCGTAAGCGACTAACAGATTTTGCCAACGAACATCCTCAGTGCGCAACTGCTCTTGAATCTTGGTATAGAATTTTAAAAAATTCCACCATTTTAAATTTTTCCGAACTAAGAACTATATTCCCAAGCGCAGACCAAGTTGAAGGATTAACAGTATTTAATGTTGGAGGGAATAAAGCAAGGCTTATAGCCGCTATTCACTACAACACACAACGATTATATGTCCGTAATATTCTGACGCATAAAGAATATGACAAAAATAAATGGAGGGAGGGATAA
- a CDS encoding decaprenyl-phosphate phosphoribosyltransferase, with amino-acid sequence MLIFPPFFGGIFFLPETLAHLILPFVSFSLGASGMYIFNDIADLEKDKLHHSKKNRPLPAGKISKTSALYLGTTVTLLSLILATQISWLFFLYLLAYQTLIICYSIWWKQIVILDIFCIATGFLLRLEAGGAAFATPVSEWLFLTVFFLALFLGAGKRLAEKKSLRTNASAHRSVLSQYRTGFLESIMFMTGGTVLVTYSIYVIGRPFLIYTVPLCCLGLLRYLHRIWCGQSGDPMEILINDRIMLIISICWFLVISYSIYT; translated from the coding sequence ATGCTTATTTTTCCACCGTTTTTTGGAGGAATTTTCTTTCTACCGGAAACACTCGCCCACTTAATTCTTCCTTTTGTTTCATTTAGTCTCGGAGCAAGTGGGATGTATATATTTAATGATATTGCAGACCTGGAGAAAGACAAACTGCATCATTCAAAAAAAAATCGTCCCTTGCCTGCTGGGAAAATTTCAAAAACATCAGCTTTATACCTGGGAACAACTGTTACACTCCTCAGTCTAATACTTGCCACTCAAATCTCATGGCTATTTTTCCTTTACCTTCTAGCCTATCAGACCTTGATTATTTGCTATAGCATCTGGTGGAAGCAGATCGTTATATTAGACATTTTTTGTATTGCCACTGGATTTCTTCTCCGCCTTGAGGCTGGAGGCGCAGCCTTTGCAACTCCGGTTTCTGAATGGCTGTTTCTCACTGTTTTTTTTCTTGCTCTCTTTCTAGGAGCCGGCAAACGGTTGGCTGAAAAAAAATCTTTACGCACCAACGCTTCAGCACATCGCTCCGTACTCTCACAATACCGGACGGGATTCCTTGAGAGTATCATGTTTATGACTGGAGGAACTGTTTTGGTGACATATTCAATCTATGTTATTGGCCGACCATTTCTTATATACACAGTCCCCCTTTGCTGCCTTGGGCTTTTACGATACCTGCATCGGATTTGGTGTGGACAATCGGGTGACCCTATGGAAATACTAATCAATGACCGAATCATGTTGATTATATCAATATGCTGGTTTCTTGTTATTAGTTATTCGATCTACACTTGA
- a CDS encoding glycosyltransferase family 39 protein, whose translation MTVRAQVLFLIFACLAVFYPSFSAEICAVDDAQLFTSLEHRSYSNPLDTFVRKGKSTLYYRPILGVTFWVDKNVFQINPFWMHLENVLFHLISILLLFYIARLLFTVNKKQPNYFPLFTALLWGLHPLTTESVNWVSGRTDLLAGMFIFGATLLILHYRQSQRKTYLLFAAIASLLAMLSKEVAVAFIPGAILILFAIPATIQSNSKSSNNRLFILFATLATTIPLALFFIIRTGGTISNSSRIGLTLQYMDINLVHSLMLFCRALGFYIKKIFFPWPLNFAILEVDPLYDLLAIPIVILCIWLLWNRSLLAAFFLTGIILLTPSFLIVLNQIAWTPFAERYVYISMAFILLSTIGIFARNPSRKNQSIYSPLMVILLIAFSYSTYQRGLIWHSNLKILEDTSIKSPYSKKIHWVYGAALSKKGDHEKALEVTKMACSLQSPPLMKDYTAERNLGFIYFNLARYNDALDTFKQISVKSDYKYAPALDGLLITYSQLARETNNQDEREGYYKEAGKSGTLLYKIKKDPFIWYNLGKLSLELQKTQQAKEYFTMAYEAFADDSPYKTYAKKLSRK comes from the coding sequence ATGACTGTTCGGGCACAGGTTCTCTTTTTGATATTTGCCTGTTTGGCTGTTTTTTACCCTTCTTTTTCTGCTGAGATCTGTGCTGTTGACGATGCACAACTTTTCACATCGCTTGAACACAGAAGTTATTCCAACCCTCTTGATACATTCGTCCGAAAAGGAAAATCAACCCTTTATTACCGCCCAATTCTTGGTGTAACATTCTGGGTCGATAAAAACGTATTTCAAATCAACCCATTCTGGATGCATCTGGAAAATGTTTTATTCCACCTCATTTCTATCCTTCTACTTTTTTATATCGCCCGACTTCTGTTTACCGTAAACAAAAAACAACCAAATTATTTTCCACTTTTCACAGCACTACTCTGGGGCCTCCACCCTTTGACCACAGAATCAGTGAATTGGGTTTCCGGACGTACAGACCTACTAGCCGGAATGTTTATCTTTGGTGCGACACTTTTGATTTTACACTACAGACAATCTCAACGAAAAACGTATCTACTGTTCGCAGCCATAGCCAGTCTGTTGGCAATGCTCTCCAAAGAAGTGGCTGTCGCCTTCATTCCAGGGGCCATACTCATACTGTTCGCCATACCAGCAACTATACAAAGCAACTCAAAAAGTTCAAACAACAGACTCTTCATTCTTTTTGCCACACTCGCCACTACTATTCCGTTGGCCCTTTTTTTCATAATCCGCACTGGGGGAACAATTTCGAACTCCAGTAGAATCGGCCTGACGCTTCAGTACATGGATATTAATCTTGTACACTCGCTCATGTTGTTTTGCAGAGCTCTAGGTTTTTACATAAAAAAAATATTTTTCCCATGGCCTCTGAACTTTGCCATACTGGAAGTTGATCCACTCTATGATCTTTTAGCTATTCCTATTGTGATTCTCTGCATATGGCTACTATGGAACAGATCACTCCTTGCCGCATTCTTTCTAACTGGAATCATTTTACTAACCCCCTCCTTCTTAATTGTCCTGAACCAGATCGCCTGGACCCCTTTTGCTGAAAGATATGTCTATATAAGTATGGCCTTTATTCTTTTGAGCACTATTGGGATATTTGCACGAAATCCATCGCGAAAGAACCAGTCGATTTATAGCCCACTGATGGTCATTCTTTTGATAGCTTTTTCCTATTCAACTTATCAGCGAGGTCTTATCTGGCATTCCAATTTAAAAATCCTTGAAGACACATCAATAAAATCACCATATTCAAAAAAGATTCATTGGGTCTATGGCGCAGCACTCTCAAAAAAGGGCGACCATGAAAAGGCACTTGAAGTCACTAAGATGGCTTGCAGTTTACAAAGTCCCCCATTAATGAAAGATTATACGGCTGAGAGAAATTTAGGTTTTATATATTTTAACCTTGCGAGATACAACGATGCCCTGGACACCTTCAAACAAATATCAGTAAAAAGTGACTACAAATACGCTCCTGCCTTGGATGGCTTACTTATTACATACTCTCAACTGGCCAGGGAAACCAATAATCAAGATGAACGAGAAGGCTACTACAAAGAAGCAGGAAAAAGTGGTACGCTATTATACAAAATTAAGAAAGACCCTTTTATCTGGTATAATCTTGGCAAACTATCCCTTGAACTGCAAAAGACACAGCAAGCAAAAGAATATTTTACAATGGCCTACGAAGCATTCGCAGATGATAGCCCATATAAAACCTACGCGAAGAAACTCTCACGAAAATAG
- a CDS encoding ABC transporter ATP-binding protein codes for MQAISISNLTKVYKAKKGLPNLALDNLSLQINKGEVFGFLGPNGAGKSTTIKILLDLIRPTSGNAELSGINISDARARKTVGYLPEHPTFFDYLSAEEYLFFTGQVFGIKKVDLSVTIESLLRRLKLWEVRKKPLRIYSKGMVQRLGIAQVLVHNPDIYILDEPMSGLDPLGRTLVKEIILELKEAGKCVFLSSHIISDVEQICDRIGIIANGKLIAVEKVSEVMQKGIIGYAVHLIHPDGSIYEQRIDKNELTRFFTSRESTADPVSLIEPLRKDLEKYFLELINREQA; via the coding sequence ATGCAAGCCATTTCAATTTCAAATCTGACAAAAGTTTATAAAGCTAAAAAAGGTCTCCCAAATCTCGCCCTGGACAATCTTTCGTTGCAAATAAATAAAGGTGAAGTTTTTGGTTTTCTTGGCCCGAACGGAGCTGGAAAAAGCACGACTATAAAAATCCTTCTTGACCTTATTCGCCCCACAAGTGGCAACGCAGAGCTCTCTGGAATTAATATTTCAGACGCCAGAGCTAGAAAAACCGTAGGATACCTACCAGAGCACCCAACCTTTTTTGATTACTTAAGTGCAGAGGAATATCTCTTTTTCACAGGTCAGGTCTTTGGAATAAAAAAAGTCGACCTTTCTGTTACAATAGAATCACTCCTTCGTCGCCTCAAACTTTGGGAAGTCCGAAAAAAACCACTTCGCATTTACAGTAAAGGTATGGTGCAGCGTCTCGGAATTGCCCAGGTACTTGTCCATAATCCAGATATTTATATTCTTGATGAGCCTATGTCCGGTCTTGACCCTCTGGGGCGTACACTTGTCAAGGAAATCATTCTTGAATTAAAAGAAGCCGGCAAATGCGTATTTCTTTCTTCTCATATTATTTCGGATGTTGAACAAATCTGTGATCGGATAGGTATCATTGCAAATGGGAAACTTATTGCTGTTGAAAAGGTGTCTGAAGTGATGCAAAAAGGCATCATCGGCTATGCTGTCCACCTTATACATCCCGATGGAAGCATATATGAACAGAGGATAGACAAAAACGAACTTACTCGTTTCTTTACAAGTCGTGAAAGTACGGCGGATCCAGTTAGCCTTATTGAACCACTCCGTAAGGATCTTGAAAAATATTTTCTTGAACTCATCAACAGGGAACAGGCATGA